In Coleofasciculus chthonoplastes PCC 7420, the following proteins share a genomic window:
- a CDS encoding class I SAM-dependent DNA methyltransferase, with protein sequence MSTATHDIVAKLWNLCNILKDDGVTYHQYVIELTYLLFLKMAKETSTERQLPEGYRWDDLEGQTEKPLEFYKGLLSYLGSHGSTLVKEIFTDAHSSIKKDTTLSTLVTKIDKLDWYSAKREGLGDIYEGLLEKNANEKKAGAGQYFTPRPLIDSMVRVMRPTLDDIIQDPAAGTGGFLIAANRYIREHSNPNSWTNKQNNKYHGNTFYGMEHVQDTHRLALMNLILHGLDSAPQGAGIQYGDTLSPDGQALPPATLILTNPPFGSKKGGGLPNRSDFEFPTSNKQFCFLQHIYLGLKPGGRAAAVFPDNVLFESNVGRQIRTALMDKCNLHTILRLPSGIFYAQGVKTNVLFFTRGKKQTGNTKEVWVYDLRTNTPQFGRRTSLRREYFAEFEAFFGDDPLGGSPSLAQRTDTGEEGRFRRFSRDWIAERDDNLDISWLKDEREEENGELPEPAILAQEAISELEAAIAELQGIVQELGEEISL encoded by the coding sequence ATGAGTACTGCTACCCATGACATTGTTGCCAAACTCTGGAATCTCTGCAATATCCTCAAAGACGACGGAGTAACCTACCATCAGTATGTGATCGAACTGACGTACCTGCTGTTTCTGAAGATGGCAAAGGAAACCAGCACCGAGCGTCAACTTCCGGAGGGTTATCGCTGGGATGATCTAGAGGGACAAACAGAGAAGCCCTTGGAATTCTATAAGGGGCTGTTGAGCTATTTAGGCAGTCACGGCTCTACGTTGGTTAAAGAAATTTTTACCGATGCCCATTCTTCTATTAAAAAGGACACGACACTTTCCACCCTAGTCACTAAGATTGACAAGCTTGACTGGTACAGTGCCAAGCGAGAAGGACTGGGTGATATCTACGAAGGGTTGTTAGAGAAAAACGCCAATGAAAAGAAAGCTGGGGCTGGACAGTATTTCACTCCCCGTCCACTAATTGACAGTATGGTGCGTGTAATGCGTCCTACCCTGGATGATATTATTCAAGACCCTGCTGCGGGTACAGGTGGATTCTTAATTGCTGCCAATCGCTATATCCGAGAACATAGTAATCCGAATAGTTGGACTAACAAACAAAACAACAAATATCACGGCAATACTTTTTATGGCATGGAGCATGTCCAAGACACCCATCGTCTGGCATTAATGAATTTGATCCTCCATGGGCTAGATTCTGCTCCCCAAGGTGCAGGCATACAGTATGGTGATACGCTTTCACCGGATGGACAAGCCTTACCGCCAGCGACGCTGATTCTCACCAATCCGCCATTTGGTAGCAAAAAAGGTGGAGGCTTACCCAACCGTTCAGATTTTGAGTTTCCCACCAGCAATAAACAATTTTGCTTCTTGCAACACATCTACCTGGGGTTGAAGCCCGGAGGTCGTGCTGCTGCCGTGTTTCCTGACAATGTGCTGTTTGAAAGCAACGTGGGACGGCAGATCCGGACTGCTTTAATGGACAAATGTAACCTTCATACGATTTTGCGTTTACCCTCTGGTATTTTCTATGCTCAAGGTGTTAAGACAAACGTGTTATTTTTTACCCGTGGTAAGAAGCAAACAGGCAATACGAAGGAAGTGTGGGTATATGACCTGCGGACTAATACTCCCCAGTTTGGTCGGCGGACATCGCTGAGGCGTGAATATTTTGCTGAGTTTGAAGCCTTCTTTGGCGATGATCCATTGGGTGGTTCTCCTAGTTTGGCACAGCGTACTGACACCGGAGAAGAAGGACGCTTTAGACGATTTTCCCGTGACTGGATTGCTGAACGTGACGACAATTTAGACATCTCCTGGCTCAAGGATGAACGGGAAGAGGAGAACGGCGAGTTACCTGAACCGGCAATCCTTGCCCAGGAAGCAATCAGTGAACTGGAAGCAGCAATAGCCGAGTTACAGGGCATTGTGCAAGAATTGGGAGAAGAAATCAGTTTGTAG
- a CDS encoding selenium-binding protein SBP56-related protein — protein MSHACCRPGYASPEAAMKADRETVLYTIALYTGTGIYLIVCGFWGSNKTHAIIFNWALGYTGLPQPQCGKLTLTSIHLLTKLVEIAAP, from the coding sequence ATGAGCCATGCTTGTTGTAGACCCGGTTACGCTTCCCCTGAAGCGGCAATGAAAGCAGACCGGGAAACGGTTCTCTATACCATCGCCCTCTATACGGGTACGGGAATTTATCTAATTGTTTGTGGGTTTTGGGGGAGCAATAAGACCCACGCCATAATTTTTAATTGGGCGTTGGGATACACTGGACTCCCCCAACCTCAATGTGGTAAATTGACATTGACTTCGATACATCTGCTCACAAAGCTAGTTGAAATTGCTGCACCGTGA
- the sir gene encoding sulfite reductase, ferredoxin dependent — MVVSQNPSVQKTSKLEGIKERSNCLREPVASELLEDTTHFSGDAVQILKFHGSYQQDNRDNRVKGQEKDYQFMLRTRSPGGFIPPQLYLTLDQLSDEYGNHTMRVTTRQGFQLHGILKKNLKATIAAIVRNMGSTLGACGDLNRNVMAPPAPFKTRPDYQCAWEYADKIADLLTPQTGAYYEIWLDGEKAISAEEAPEVKAARQRNGNGTIFADKEEPIYGEHYMPRKFKCSVTVPGDNSVDLYTQDVSLVVMMNQQGELEGFNVLAGGGLGRTHNKEETFARMADPIGYVDKDDIFDLIKAIVATQRDYGDRVNRRHARMKYLINDWGVDKFRAKVEDYFGKPIAPYKPLPAFKYKDYLGWNEQGDGKLFLGISIENGRVKDEGNFQLKTALREIVKQFDLPMRLTPNHNAILYEIEKNQQQSIEQILNQHGVQITPEGIEPLVRYSMACPALPTCGLAITESERAIPGITERIRALLDKLGLKDDHFVIRMTGCPNGCARPYMAELGFVGSAPGKYQMWLGGSPDQTRLARAYIEKLPIEELESFLEPMFMQFKQQREPGESFGDFCDRVGFDAIREYSANYEFPKPTKKTRHRISLNDDLYSRLKDAAASQGKPISHLAADAIEAFLNQSS; from the coding sequence ATGGTTGTATCTCAGAATCCCTCTGTACAGAAAACGTCTAAACTTGAAGGCATAAAAGAACGCAGTAACTGCTTACGCGAACCCGTAGCCAGTGAGTTGCTGGAAGACACCACCCATTTCAGTGGTGATGCCGTACAAATTCTTAAATTTCATGGTTCCTACCAGCAAGATAACCGCGATAACCGGGTTAAAGGGCAAGAAAAAGACTATCAGTTCATGCTGCGAACCCGTTCTCCCGGCGGGTTTATCCCCCCCCAACTCTATCTGACGCTGGATCAACTCTCTGATGAGTACGGGAACCATACCATGCGAGTCACCACTCGCCAAGGGTTTCAGCTTCACGGCATTCTCAAAAAGAACTTAAAGGCAACAATTGCCGCCATTGTTCGCAATATGGGTTCAACCCTGGGCGCTTGCGGGGACTTAAACCGCAACGTTATGGCACCTCCTGCGCCGTTCAAGACTCGTCCTGACTACCAATGTGCCTGGGAGTATGCCGATAAAATTGCCGATTTATTAACCCCTCAGACGGGCGCTTATTATGAAATTTGGCTGGATGGGGAAAAGGCAATTAGTGCTGAAGAAGCCCCAGAGGTGAAAGCGGCGCGTCAGCGTAATGGCAATGGTACGATATTCGCGGATAAAGAAGAACCGATTTACGGGGAACACTATATGCCCCGTAAGTTTAAGTGTAGTGTTACCGTTCCTGGCGATAACTCTGTTGATCTCTACACCCAAGACGTCAGCTTAGTGGTGATGATGAATCAGCAGGGAGAATTAGAAGGATTCAATGTTCTCGCGGGTGGTGGTTTAGGGCGCACCCATAATAAGGAAGAAACCTTTGCCCGTATGGCTGATCCGATTGGCTATGTGGATAAAGATGATATCTTCGACTTAATCAAAGCGATTGTGGCAACTCAGCGAGACTATGGCGATCGCGTAAATCGTCGTCATGCTCGAATGAAGTACCTAATCAATGATTGGGGGGTTGATAAGTTCCGCGCTAAGGTTGAAGACTACTTCGGTAAGCCTATCGCCCCCTACAAACCTCTCCCTGCCTTTAAATACAAAGACTATCTGGGATGGAATGAGCAAGGAGACGGTAAGTTATTTTTAGGCATTTCCATTGAGAATGGGCGAGTCAAAGATGAGGGGAATTTCCAACTAAAAACAGCTTTACGGGAAATTGTCAAGCAATTTGACCTACCCATGCGGCTAACACCTAATCACAATGCCATTCTGTATGAGATTGAAAAGAACCAGCAGCAATCCATTGAACAGATTCTCAACCAACATGGGGTACAAATCACCCCAGAGGGAATCGAACCCCTAGTCCGCTATTCCATGGCTTGTCCCGCCCTACCCACCTGTGGGTTAGCGATTACTGAATCAGAACGGGCAATTCCAGGGATTACCGAACGAATTCGGGCGCTGTTGGACAAGCTGGGATTAAAGGATGACCATTTTGTCATCCGGATGACGGGATGTCCCAATGGATGTGCCAGACCTTACATGGCAGAATTAGGATTTGTGGGCAGTGCGCCTGGGAAATATCAAATGTGGTTAGGCGGTTCACCGGATCAAACCCGGTTAGCACGAGCCTATATCGAAAAACTGCCGATTGAAGAACTTGAATCCTTCCTCGAACCCATGTTCATGCAATTCAAGCAACAGCGCGAACCTGGGGAAAGTTTCGGTGATTTTTGCGATCGCGTGGGATTTGATGCGATTCGGGAGTATTCGGCTAATTACGAATTCCCCAAACCCACCAAGAAAACCCGACATCGGATTTCCCTCAACGATGACCTTTACAGCCGTCTCAAAGACGCCGCCGCCAGTCAAGGTAAACCGATTAGCCATCTGGCTGCTGACGCGATCGAGGCGTTTCTAAATCAGTCATCTTAA
- a CDS encoding LysE family translocator — MTFSTIVALFSAMVVLASIPSVSVLTVSTRSATSGFIHGVFTTLGIVVGDIIFILIAIWGLSLLAAKMGGLFFLIKYLGGAYLVWLGIGLCRAKLNKVETAAVMESSWLSSFIAGLSITLADQKATLFYLGFFPAFIDLSQISYLDTIIIIAITIVAVGGVKLGYAFMADQARLLISSRIRKGINMIAGCIMIAVGVFLMIKP, encoded by the coding sequence ATGACCTTTAGCACCATTGTTGCATTATTCAGTGCAATGGTTGTTCTGGCTTCTATTCCCAGTGTCAGTGTATTAACTGTTTCCACCCGATCCGCTACGTCTGGATTTATTCATGGTGTTTTCACAACCCTAGGAATAGTCGTCGGTGACATCATTTTCATTCTCATCGCCATTTGGGGTTTATCACTGCTGGCAGCAAAAATGGGAGGTTTATTTTTCCTGATTAAGTACCTGGGTGGTGCTTATCTTGTCTGGTTAGGTATAGGGTTATGTCGGGCAAAATTGAATAAGGTGGAGACAGCAGCCGTTATGGAATCTTCTTGGCTGTCTAGTTTTATCGCCGGATTATCTATTACATTAGCTGATCAAAAAGCAACTTTATTTTATCTGGGGTTTTTCCCAGCTTTTATTGATCTGTCCCAAATCTCTTATCTTGATACTATCATTATTATCGCGATTACTATCGTAGCTGTAGGCGGTGTCAAACTCGGTTATGCATTCATGGCGGATCAAGCGAGATTACTGATCAGTTCGAGAATAAGAAAAGGAATCAATATGATTGCCGGCTGTATAATGATTGCTGTTGGCGTGTTTTTGATGATCAAACCTTAA
- a CDS encoding helix-turn-helix domain-containing protein, whose amino-acid sequence MTNNNRPFDNFRLAISKPDYFFGRQKLLANVMRSPFQVRIILGGRRLGKTSTLNAIQWTLFNQNSRAFPVLFNLQQEQPESLDNLRYLLILRLQEALIQKQTQSPNAESRLSLRRTYRRLIRQFSGGEIGISGFKLNVTNPHQERRLIHEDFRQDLLKIIKHLQKHKLEGICFLLDGAEIIVRQDWANDAWSYLRGLKDTDTAINPFLGFCFSGYRDLKDYQQRVGSPLLNIADVEWLGTLTESDTRSLIVQRSQNEDVPLTESGVNTILDWAGYHPYLTQQLINEIFDDYQMGKSRSTESFMLHQQRKHDRDFSAWWDEDQRSYGFSQVEQTVYRTLIQQREGTAETLAEQAQFSFGQVADALEVLTGTGVIHQVDDERYRMGSKLFEEWVVRERR is encoded by the coding sequence ATGACGAATAACAATCGCCCCTTTGATAATTTTAGACTCGCTATCTCGAAACCCGACTACTTTTTTGGACGTCAGAAACTCCTCGCCAACGTCATGCGATCGCCTTTTCAAGTGAGAATCATTCTCGGTGGACGCCGTTTAGGTAAAACTAGCACGTTGAATGCTATTCAATGGACGCTTTTCAACCAAAATAGCCGCGCTTTTCCCGTTCTTTTTAACTTACAACAAGAACAACCCGAAAGTCTAGATAACTTACGATATTTGCTAATTTTACGATTACAAGAAGCGCTTATCCAAAAGCAAACCCAATCACCCAACGCCGAGTCTCGATTAAGCTTGAGACGAACCTATCGCCGCTTAATCAGACAGTTCTCTGGCGGCGAAATTGGCATATCTGGATTTAAATTAAATGTTACCAATCCCCATCAAGAACGGCGTTTAATTCACGAAGACTTCCGCCAAGATTTATTGAAAATCATTAAACACCTACAAAAGCACAAACTTGAAGGCATTTGCTTCCTCTTAGATGGCGCAGAAATTATTGTCCGCCAAGATTGGGCAAATGATGCTTGGAGTTATCTGCGGGGATTAAAAGACACCGACACCGCCATCAACCCTTTCTTAGGATTCTGTTTCTCTGGCTATCGTGACTTAAAAGATTATCAGCAACGAGTCGGTTCTCCGCTGCTGAATATTGCCGATGTAGAATGGTTAGGGACATTAACCGAATCCGACACGCGATCGCTGATTGTTCAACGCAGTCAAAATGAAGATGTTCCTCTCACAGAATCGGGAGTTAATACGATTCTAGACTGGGCGGGATATCATCCCTATCTCACTCAACAACTCATTAATGAAATTTTCGATGATTATCAGATGGGAAAATCCCGTTCGACTGAGAGTTTTATGTTGCATCAACAACGAAAACATGACCGCGATTTTTCCGCTTGGTGGGATGAAGATCAACGATCTTATGGTTTTAGTCAGGTAGAACAAACCGTTTATCGTACCCTTATTCAGCAGCGAGAGGGAACGGCTGAAACATTAGCAGAACAAGCACAATTTAGTTTTGGACAAGTTGCGGATGCGCTGGAAGTTTTGACGGGAACAGGTGTGATTCACCAGGTAGATGATGAGCGATACAGGATGGGTTCAAAACTCTTTGAAGAATGGGTGGTACGGGAGAGACGTTAA
- a CDS encoding HEAT repeat domain-containing protein has protein sequence MLTQAKRNGFTFIIIGCISLSFPLLSVSQGWGKESVEKETSSYIEQLKNDDDWRKRSQAASALGEMGSEPAIPALITALKTEQDEVVRLRATFALIKIGSPAIPSLIETLKHENASARYSATFALSQMSSLAFPSLTEALQSEHELIHTNAASAIAKIAENRTDKVERLSTSDLVQAISNLEQAQNRITSFQAIEENINPVQAGFKQEDIETIRDSLTILNAERRDRILSQTYLNSR, from the coding sequence ATGCTTACACAAGCTAAACGAAATGGTTTTACTTTCATCATAATTGGCTGTATCAGCCTTTCATTCCCGCTGCTGAGTGTGAGTCAGGGATGGGGAAAAGAATCCGTTGAGAAAGAAACGTCCTCCTATATAGAACAATTAAAAAACGATGACGATTGGCGCAAGCGTAGTCAAGCGGCTTCAGCTTTGGGGGAAATGGGTTCAGAACCTGCTATTCCAGCGTTAATTACAGCCCTAAAAACTGAGCAAGATGAAGTGGTTCGCCTCAGAGCAACCTTTGCCTTAATCAAGATTGGTTCACCTGCTATTCCCAGCTTAATCGAAACTCTTAAACATGAAAACGCATCGGCTCGATATAGTGCGACTTTTGCTCTAAGTCAAATGAGTTCACTGGCTTTTCCCAGTCTGACTGAAGCCTTACAAAGTGAGCATGAACTCATTCACACTAATGCAGCGTCTGCTATCGCGAAAATTGCTGAAAACCGCACAGATAAGGTAGAGCGTCTATCCACATCTGATTTAGTGCAAGCTATCTCTAATTTAGAACAGGCTCAAAATCGTATCACTTCTTTCCAAGCTATTGAGGAGAACATCAATCCAGTTCAAGCAGGGTTTAAACAGGAAGACATTGAGACAATACGAGACTCTCTAACTATTCTGAACGCTGAACGACGCGATCGCATTCTGTCTCAAACTTATCTCAATTCCAGGTAG
- a CDS encoding DUF547 domain-containing protein — protein MIDFTLWDQLLHQYVDKNGRVNYQDWSQQSCQTLMNWLETVEQLEPKSLSNPDEQLALWINLYNASVIASVLARYPMNSILPRIFGIPNWIAFLWFFTHPLPPNRRYSLNQIEHKILRREFNEPRIHFALVCAAIGCPLLRPGAYWAESVHNQLEEDASRFINNPDKVRYEPSNQTLYCSRIFKWYGDDFLKIADSIPDYIRAYLKTDSAIAPNTPIIYLDYDWTLNDQRISA, from the coding sequence ATGATTGACTTTACCCTCTGGGATCAACTTCTACACCAATACGTTGATAAAAATGGTCGTGTCAATTATCAGGATTGGTCACAGCAATCCTGCCAAACATTAATGAATTGGTTAGAGACTGTAGAACAACTCGAGCCCAAATCTCTCTCCAATCCCGATGAACAATTAGCGCTATGGATTAACCTCTATAATGCCTCTGTGATTGCTTCCGTTTTGGCACGATACCCGATGAACTCCATCCTACCCCGGATTTTCGGTATCCCCAACTGGATAGCCTTTCTCTGGTTCTTCACCCATCCTTTGCCACCCAATCGCCGTTACAGCCTTAACCAAATCGAACACAAAATCCTGCGCCGTGAATTCAATGAACCTCGCATTCATTTTGCCTTGGTTTGTGCAGCGATTGGCTGTCCCTTGCTGCGTCCGGGTGCGTATTGGGCAGAATCGGTACACAACCAATTAGAGGAAGACGCCAGCCGCTTTATTAATAATCCTGATAAAGTGCGATACGAGCCATCTAATCAGACCCTTTATTGTAGTCGTATTTTCAAATGGTATGGGGATGATTTTCTCAAAATTGCTGACTCTATCCCCGATTATATCCGCGCTTACTTGAAAACGGATAGTGCGATCGCGCCGAATACTCCCATTATCTACCTGGACTACGACTGGACGCTCAACGATCAGCGAATATCCGCGTAA
- a CDS encoding TIGR04283 family arsenosugar biosynthesis glycosyltransferase, giving the protein MSSSVSIIIPTLNEASCLERTLRHLNVLTPPALEVIVVDGGSEDETVAIASSAGVQVILSQDAGRSIQMNQGAQQAKGEILCFLHADTLVPDDLISLIQQTLTDPTVVCGGFISLMAGSRTTRWGISLHNYLKTYYAPLLFRPHLFSRGLRLLFGDQVMFVRRLDFWECGGFDPTLPIMEEADLCLKLVRRGRIRLVNRVVQSSDRRVAGWGSLKATAIYVYVGVLWGLGMPASYLKKFYADIR; this is encoded by the coding sequence ATGTCATCTTCTGTGTCTATTATCATTCCCACCCTGAATGAGGCAAGTTGTTTAGAACGCACCTTGCGCCATCTCAATGTGTTGACGCCTCCTGCTTTAGAGGTGATTGTGGTGGATGGTGGAAGTGAAGACGAGACCGTCGCGATCGCGTCATCCGCCGGAGTACAGGTTATACTCTCTCAGGACGCTGGACGTTCGATCCAGATGAACCAAGGCGCACAACAGGCAAAGGGAGAGATTCTCTGTTTTCTTCATGCTGACACATTAGTGCCTGATGACTTAATTTCACTCATTCAACAGACTTTAACTGATCCAACGGTTGTCTGTGGTGGATTTATCTCCCTGATGGCGGGTTCACGAACGACGCGCTGGGGGATATCGTTGCATAATTATCTGAAAACATACTATGCGCCTCTACTGTTTCGACCTCATTTATTTAGTCGAGGATTGCGCCTGTTGTTTGGGGATCAAGTGATGTTTGTTCGCCGCCTCGATTTCTGGGAATGTGGCGGGTTTGATCCCACGTTACCGATTATGGAAGAGGCGGATTTGTGTCTGAAGTTGGTCAGGCGGGGACGAATTCGCTTGGTGAATCGGGTGGTTCAGAGTTCTGATCGCCGCGTGGCAGGTTGGGGATCACTGAAAGCGACGGCGATTTATGTTTATGTGGGTGTATTGTGGGGGTTGGGGATGCCTGCATCTTATTTAAAGAAATTTTACGCGGATATTCGCTGA
- the ubiG gene encoding bifunctional 2-polyprenyl-6-hydroxyphenol methylase/3-demethylubiquinol 3-O-methyltransferase UbiG: MKNHPRKRNDLEFYDRMADRWWQPNEKIYTLSYLNSPRFTFFDYYVKDWQGLNVLDVGCGGGYSCEFMAAKGASVSGIDRSYPCIISARNHAATQNWEIDYKVGQAEALPWQNDTFDAVICVDVLEHVVDWQKAVAEIYRVLRPQGYFFFDTINRTFKSKLIFIVLLEDILQEIPRGVHDWHKFIQPQELQNCLIKVGFSDIDIKGFDLFGIYSYQNIRAYIHYKKTRRFQAKISDNTSLMYIGKAMKGKEKNAEGNP; encoded by the coding sequence ATGAAAAATCACCCCCGAAAACGAAATGACTTAGAGTTTTACGACCGGATGGCTGACCGATGGTGGCAACCAAATGAAAAAATATATACCCTCTCTTATCTCAATTCACCTCGCTTTACTTTCTTTGATTATTATGTTAAAGACTGGCAAGGCTTGAACGTTTTAGATGTCGGCTGTGGTGGCGGGTATTCTTGTGAGTTTATGGCGGCAAAGGGGGCAAGTGTCAGTGGAATTGACCGCTCTTATCCATGCATTATCAGCGCTCGAAACCATGCAGCAACTCAGAACTGGGAGATTGACTACAAAGTTGGGCAAGCTGAAGCTTTACCTTGGCAAAATGATACCTTTGATGCTGTCATTTGTGTAGATGTCTTAGAACATGTTGTCGATTGGCAAAAGGCAGTGGCAGAAATTTATCGAGTTTTGCGACCTCAGGGGTACTTTTTCTTTGACACCATTAACCGCACATTCAAGTCAAAACTAATATTTATAGTTTTGTTGGAAGATATTTTACAAGAAATCCCCCGTGGTGTGCATGATTGGCACAAGTTTATTCAACCACAAGAACTGCAAAACTGTTTAATTAAAGTTGGATTTAGTGATATAGATATTAAAGGATTTGACTTGTTTGGGATTTATTCATATCAAAATATTCGTGCCTATATTCACTATAAAAAGACTAGACGATTTCAAGCTAAAATCAGTGATAACACATCCCTGATGTATATTGGCAAAGCAATGAAAGGGAAAGAGAAAAACGCAGAAGGAAATCCGTAA
- a CDS encoding rhodanese-like domain-containing protein: MPLGLGTIVGAGLGTKFNYSPITEQQNPPSPLINEQQNLPHLSKTNPIMSQLQHRWVVNAAEAKGLIEQNAATVLDVRQPISWFFSHVPSAVWLGWWQFLEQLLPPNGKLLKDSKILEEKLRRLGICNRKPVIVIGNPPNNFGEEGRVVWMLRTLGHPQAAFVNGGQAALVSVGVPTVWGVTRPAPGDFVVKPTPLWTIQRHQLQDNLTTQAYLVIDSRSPEEFAGATPYCEKRGGHIPGAVHFHFRDLMDKKGYLLPPEEIMTQLYQRGCDHETPIATYCTGGVRSAFIVAVLTELGYTCVKNYPGSMWEWSSHPAKTHPLNK, from the coding sequence GTGCCATTAGGTTTAGGGACAATTGTAGGGGCGGGTTTAGGGACTAAATTCAACTATTCACCGATAACGGAACAACAAAACCCGCCCTCCCCACTAATAAATGAACAACAAAACCTACCCCATCTTTCCAAAACCAACCCAATCATGAGCCAACTGCAACATCGCTGGGTCGTCAATGCAGCCGAAGCCAAGGGACTCATCGAACAAAACGCCGCAACTGTGCTAGATGTCCGCCAGCCGATATCCTGGTTTTTCAGTCATGTTCCTAGTGCAGTTTGGTTGGGATGGTGGCAATTCTTAGAGCAACTGTTACCCCCGAACGGAAAACTGCTCAAAGACTCAAAGATACTCGAAGAAAAACTGCGGCGTTTAGGTATCTGTAACCGTAAACCTGTTATCGTGATTGGCAATCCCCCGAATAACTTTGGCGAAGAGGGGCGAGTGGTGTGGATGTTGCGGACTCTGGGACACCCCCAAGCGGCTTTCGTCAATGGCGGACAGGCGGCGCTGGTTTCTGTGGGAGTTCCCACGGTTTGGGGAGTGACTCGTCCAGCACCCGGAGACTTTGTGGTCAAACCTACACCCTTATGGACGATTCAGCGACATCAACTGCAAGACAATTTGACAACTCAAGCCTATTTAGTCATTGATAGCCGTTCACCAGAAGAATTTGCTGGCGCTACGCCCTACTGTGAAAAGCGGGGTGGACATATTCCTGGTGCTGTGCATTTCCACTTCCGGGATTTAATGGATAAAAAAGGGTACTTACTTCCCCCAGAGGAAATTATGACTCAGTTATATCAACGGGGATGCGATCACGAGACTCCGATTGCTACCTATTGTACAGGGGGTGTGCGCTCTGCTTTTATTGTCGCGGTGCTAACTGAGTTAGGGTATACCTGTGTCAAAAACTATCCTGGTTCGATGTGGGAATGGTCATCTCATCCGGCTAAGACTCATCCTCTAAATAAGTAA